Proteins co-encoded in one Haladaptatus sp. ZSTT2 genomic window:
- a CDS encoding ribose-phosphate diphosphokinase: protein MIVSGSASQALAAALAAELGEPLAMTETEHFPDGELLASVGAFDAERAIIVSSTVSSDAHVELLQLQDAAREAGAEEIITVIPYMGYGRQDKSFKTGEPVSARAMARAISTGTDRVITVNPHEELLCDFFSVPCESVDAAPHLANALPADLDQPVFLAPDEGAIDLAASVRDAHGAGDTDYFVKKRLSGSDVDITPSDTDVSGRDVVLVDDIIATGSTMSESIEILQGRSPNRVFVTCVHPMLASNAQTKLARAGVEAIYGTDTIERAVSSVTVAPAIAEALEN from the coding sequence ATGATTGTCAGTGGGTCGGCGTCGCAGGCGCTCGCAGCGGCACTCGCAGCCGAGCTGGGCGAACCACTTGCGATGACCGAAACCGAACACTTTCCGGACGGTGAACTGCTCGCGTCTGTCGGCGCGTTCGACGCTGAGCGCGCCATCATCGTCTCCTCGACCGTTTCGAGCGACGCGCACGTCGAACTGCTCCAACTCCAAGACGCCGCCCGCGAGGCCGGGGCGGAAGAAATCATCACCGTCATCCCGTACATGGGCTACGGCCGACAGGACAAGTCGTTCAAAACGGGCGAACCCGTCTCCGCCCGCGCGATGGCCCGCGCCATCTCCACCGGAACCGACCGGGTCATCACCGTCAATCCGCATGAAGAACTCCTCTGTGACTTTTTCTCCGTTCCCTGCGAGTCGGTTGACGCCGCGCCACACCTCGCAAACGCCCTCCCTGCAGACCTCGACCAACCGGTCTTCCTCGCACCCGACGAGGGGGCCATCGATCTCGCCGCGTCCGTGCGCGACGCCCACGGCGCAGGCGACACCGACTACTTCGTGAAAAAGCGCCTCTCGGGGAGCGACGTGGACATCACCCCAAGCGACACCGACGTGTCCGGGCGCGACGTGGTGCTCGTAGACGACATCATCGCCACCGGGTCGACCATGAGCGAATCCATCGAAATCCTTCAAGGGCGCTCTCCGAATCGCGTCTTTGTCACCTGCGTCCACCCGATGCTCGCCAGCAACGCCCAGACGAAACTCGCGCGCGCGGGCGTCGAAGCGATTTACGGTACGGACACAATCGAGCGCGCCGTGAGCAGCGTGACGGTGGCCCCGGCGATTGCCGAGGCGCTCGAAAACTGA
- a CDS encoding thioesterase family protein, with protein MSVDYDALARLREQDITHTREFTVEPHHTTTVFGEQTDPAGKPAAADATPEEAVRVLGSPFVVSFAEFTGRESLHGLLPKGTGTVGEYVGLNHRSAAPVGATVTVETRLTEVDGPKLFLDATVSSGGRVLGAVDLVFRVVDRERFRASL; from the coding sequence ATGTCCGTCGATTACGACGCGCTGGCTCGCCTCCGCGAACAGGACATCACCCACACCCGCGAGTTCACGGTCGAACCCCACCACACGACCACCGTCTTCGGCGAGCAGACAGACCCCGCCGGGAAACCCGCCGCCGCAGACGCCACGCCCGAGGAAGCCGTCCGCGTGCTCGGGTCGCCCTTTGTCGTCTCGTTTGCCGAGTTCACCGGCCGCGAATCGCTCCACGGCTTGCTTCCGAAGGGAACTGGAACCGTTGGCGAGTACGTCGGTCTCAATCATCGAAGCGCCGCGCCCGTCGGCGCGACTGTCACCGTCGAAACCCGGCTCACGGAGGTAGACGGGCCGAAGCTCTTTCTCGACGCGACGGTTTCGAGTGGGGGGCGCGTGCTCGGAGCAGTGGACCTCGTCTTTCGCGTCGTCGACCGCGAGCGATTTCGCGCCTCCCTCTGA
- a CDS encoding phenylacetate--CoA ligase family protein has product MYDDETLAAVRAQLSRVAAYEFYADTYAEAGIDPEAVSSWEEFRNLPFTSGEDLEADFEAHPPEGSCYPGDSMICFTPMGDDLKPVFDTPEDLNHMAAVNATLFEQAGISRGDRVLNTFGYHLFGTGLLIHRGLEQLGAEVIPLGPGDSEQAASVIDEYGVDALIGNPSYALKIGAAGGQVDHFIGAGEPFTSIPGMREQVKDALGCETACDYFGSRQILPVAAETAAEDGLYVASDYALVELIDPDTGEVLEPGNRGELVVTHVKKEGAPLVRYRTGDLADLDVRDGKVVLPNGVIGRTDGRLKVKGVKLYPEAIGLVLAGFDGLTGTYRLTVSRPESTDHLAIVCEGEADTEELRAALADRLLIKPNEVECVEELEDGPSVVDERY; this is encoded by the coding sequence ATGTACGACGACGAGACGCTTGCGGCGGTTCGTGCACAACTCTCTCGCGTGGCGGCGTACGAGTTCTACGCAGATACCTACGCGGAGGCGGGCATCGACCCGGAAGCCGTGTCCTCGTGGGAGGAGTTCCGAAATCTTCCCTTTACCTCGGGCGAGGACCTCGAAGCCGATTTCGAGGCACATCCACCCGAAGGCTCGTGTTACCCCGGCGACTCGATGATTTGCTTTACGCCGATGGGCGACGACCTCAAACCCGTTTTCGACACGCCCGAAGACCTGAACCACATGGCGGCGGTCAACGCCACCCTCTTCGAGCAGGCGGGTATCTCGCGGGGCGACCGCGTCCTCAACACCTTTGGCTACCACCTGTTCGGGACGGGGCTGCTCATCCATCGCGGCTTAGAACAACTCGGCGCAGAGGTCATCCCCCTTGGCCCGGGCGACTCAGAACAGGCCGCGAGCGTCATCGACGAATACGGGGTAGACGCGCTCATCGGCAATCCGAGCTACGCGCTCAAAATCGGCGCGGCAGGCGGGCAGGTCGACCACTTTATCGGCGCAGGCGAGCCGTTCACGTCGATTCCGGGCATGCGCGAGCAGGTCAAAGACGCCCTCGGCTGTGAGACGGCGTGTGACTACTTCGGGTCGCGCCAGATTCTCCCCGTCGCCGCAGAAACCGCCGCAGAAGACGGGCTGTACGTCGCTTCAGACTACGCGCTGGTCGAACTCATCGACCCGGACACGGGCGAGGTGCTCGAACCGGGCAACCGCGGCGAACTCGTCGTCACGCACGTGAAAAAGGAGGGCGCACCGCTCGTCCGGTATCGCACCGGCGACCTCGCTGACCTTGACGTGCGCGACGGGAAAGTCGTCCTCCCGAACGGCGTCATCGGGCGTACAGACGGCCGCCTGAAGGTCAAAGGCGTGAAGCTCTACCCCGAAGCCATCGGCCTCGTCCTCGCCGGTTTCGACGGCCTCACCGGGACCTACCGGCTCACCGTCTCGCGTCCCGAATCGACCGACCACCTTGCCATCGTCTGTGAGGGCGAGGCGGACACGGAGGAACTCCGCGCCGCACTCGCAGACCGCCTGCTCATCAAGCCAAACGAAGTCGAGTGTGTCGAGGAACTCGAAGACGGCCCGTCGGTGGTCGACGAACGCTACTAG
- a CDS encoding uracil-DNA glycosylase, whose translation MVAFPDPATRNELAATCLRCPALVEARECISWGNGPLDADLVVVGEAPAAGDPDTPPWKGGNWTGMAYTSKHSGQKVRRLVADLGYAESCYYTNAVKCYPKDGESNRAPTNTELENCRTHLETELSQIQPTAVLTTGKHATKTVLAMESRRLDGFLDAVLAPIDCPGLGVTVLPLLHPSYQEVWLSRLGYTYEAYLKAIREQLAAR comes from the coding sequence ATGGTGGCGTTTCCAGACCCGGCAACGCGCAACGAACTCGCAGCGACGTGTCTGCGCTGTCCCGCGCTCGTCGAAGCGCGCGAGTGCATCTCGTGGGGCAACGGGCCGCTCGACGCCGACCTCGTTGTTGTGGGAGAAGCGCCCGCTGCGGGCGACCCTGACACACCACCGTGGAAAGGCGGCAACTGGACGGGGATGGCTTACACCTCGAAACACTCGGGCCAGAAGGTGCGCCGCCTCGTCGCAGACCTCGGCTACGCCGAGTCGTGTTACTACACAAACGCGGTGAAGTGCTACCCGAAAGACGGTGAGTCGAATCGCGCACCCACCAACACGGAACTCGAAAACTGCCGGACACACCTCGAAACCGAACTGTCACAGATTCAGCCGACCGCCGTACTCACGACTGGAAAACACGCGACAAAAACCGTCCTCGCCATGGAATCGCGCCGCCTCGACGGGTTTCTCGATGCGGTGCTCGCGCCCATCGACTGCCCGGGTCTCGGCGTTACGGTACTTCCACTCCTCCATCCGTCCTACCAAGAGGTCTGGCTCTCGCGGCTCGGCTACACCTACGAGGCGTATCTCAAGGCCATCCGCGAGCAACTCGCCGCGCGCTAA
- the ileS gene encoding isoleucine--tRNA ligase translates to MSRFADVDDQYDPDAVEERVFSYWDDVSAYEQTKQHREEAETFFFVDGPPYTSGAAHMGTTWNKTLKDATIRYKRMCGYNVTDRPGYDMHGLPIETKVEEKLGFENKKDIEAFGIENFIDECKQFADDNLEGLQNDFKSFGVWMDWDNPYRTVSPEYMEAAWWGFKQAAERGLVELGKRSINQCPRCETAIADAEVEYDEIESPSIYVKFPLRDREGSLVIWTTTPWTIPANTFVAVGEDMTYQAVKATKDGESEVLYLAEPCVEGALKEGRYDDFEVVDEVTGAEMVGWEYDHPLAEEVPDHAAFEGAGQVYTADYVEADRTGLVHSAPGHGQEDFERGKELGLDIFCPVGGDGTFTELGGKYEGEFVRDANDDVIADLEAKNLLLASGTHRHRYGHCWRCDTDIVFLATDQWFITVSDIKDELLANIEDSEWHPDWARDNRFRDWVENARDWNVSRQRYWGIPIPIWMCDDASCGHLNVVGTREELAERVHQDVDPSEVDLHRPAVDPLTMSCAECGSDAHRVPDVFDVWLDSSVASWGTLDYPGETEQFEELWPADLIIEAHDQTRGWFWSQLGMGTAALGEIPYKEVLMHGFANDKDGRKMSKSVGNVVEPHEAIDRHGSDAMRLFLLSVNPQGEDMRFSWDEMATMQRHLNILWNVFRFPLPYMRMDGFDPEAQTVSELTLEQEDRWLLSRLQTVKQAMSESMEDFRYDRAVGTLIDFVVEDVSRFYIQVVRERMWEEAESDSKTAAYTTFYHVLSEVVSLLSPFAPFITEEIYQNLTGDEGYDTVHMCDWPEYDPALHNETLEWEMKVVRAVEEAGSNARQQAERKLRWPVTRIVVDAGDDSVAEAVRSQATLVADRLNARTIEVIDPEESWGELHYSAEADMSLLGPAFGGDAGKVMNALNEARIEVSSLSVLEDAVSEQLGEDIELEDDMVTFVTKTPEGTSAAPFSLEGGAQGTVYVDTTLTEDIESEGYAREVIRRVQEMRKDLDLDLDAAIRLDYDIADERVADLVSAHKDLIANEVRATDVGAVEDGHRKEWDVEGVTMTLAIEKADA, encoded by the coding sequence ATGAGCAGGTTTGCTGACGTCGACGACCAGTACGACCCCGACGCCGTAGAGGAACGGGTGTTCTCCTACTGGGACGACGTTTCCGCCTACGAGCAGACGAAACAGCACCGAGAGGAGGCTGAGACGTTCTTCTTCGTCGATGGCCCACCCTACACCTCCGGGGCGGCCCATATGGGGACGACGTGGAACAAGACGCTGAAAGACGCCACCATTCGCTACAAGCGGATGTGCGGCTACAACGTCACCGACCGCCCCGGCTACGACATGCACGGGCTCCCCATCGAGACGAAAGTCGAGGAGAAACTCGGCTTCGAGAACAAGAAAGACATCGAGGCGTTCGGCATCGAGAACTTCATCGACGAGTGCAAGCAGTTCGCCGACGATAATCTGGAAGGCCTCCAGAACGATTTCAAGTCCTTCGGCGTCTGGATGGACTGGGACAACCCGTACCGCACCGTCTCCCCCGAGTACATGGAAGCCGCGTGGTGGGGCTTCAAGCAGGCCGCAGAGCGCGGGCTGGTCGAACTCGGCAAACGCTCCATCAACCAGTGTCCACGCTGTGAGACCGCCATCGCGGACGCAGAGGTGGAGTACGACGAAATCGAATCGCCCTCCATCTACGTCAAGTTCCCCCTCCGCGACCGCGAAGGCTCCCTCGTCATCTGGACGACCACCCCGTGGACCATCCCGGCGAACACGTTCGTCGCGGTTGGCGAAGACATGACCTATCAGGCGGTGAAAGCGACCAAGGACGGTGAAAGCGAGGTGCTCTACCTCGCAGAGCCGTGCGTCGAAGGCGCGCTCAAAGAGGGGCGCTACGACGACTTTGAAGTCGTAGACGAAGTCACGGGCGCGGAGATGGTCGGCTGGGAGTACGACCACCCGCTCGCAGAGGAAGTGCCAGACCACGCCGCCTTCGAGGGCGCGGGGCAGGTGTACACCGCAGACTACGTCGAAGCAGACCGCACGGGGCTCGTCCACTCCGCACCCGGCCACGGGCAAGAGGACTTCGAGCGCGGCAAAGAACTAGGCCTCGACATCTTCTGTCCCGTTGGCGGTGACGGGACGTTCACCGAACTCGGCGGCAAGTACGAAGGCGAGTTCGTCCGCGACGCGAACGACGACGTCATCGCCGACTTGGAAGCCAAAAACTTGCTTCTTGCTTCAGGCACGCACCGCCACCGCTACGGCCATTGTTGGCGCTGTGACACGGACATCGTCTTCCTCGCCACCGACCAGTGGTTCATCACCGTCAGCGACATCAAAGACGAACTCTTAGCCAACATCGAAGACTCGGAGTGGCACCCCGACTGGGCGCGCGACAACCGCTTCCGTGACTGGGTCGAAAACGCCCGCGACTGGAACGTTTCGCGCCAGCGCTACTGGGGCATCCCCATCCCAATCTGGATGTGTGACGACGCTTCCTGTGGCCACCTGAACGTCGTCGGCACGCGCGAAGAACTCGCAGAACGCGTCCACCAGGACGTAGACCCGAGCGAAGTTGACCTCCACCGCCCGGCGGTTGACCCACTCACCATGTCGTGTGCGGAATGTGGCTCTGACGCCCACCGCGTTCCCGACGTGTTCGACGTGTGGCTCGACTCCTCGGTCGCCTCGTGGGGCACGCTCGACTATCCCGGCGAGACCGAGCAGTTCGAAGAGCTCTGGCCTGCAGACCTCATCATCGAGGCCCACGACCAGACGCGCGGCTGGTTCTGGTCGCAACTCGGCATGGGCACCGCCGCACTCGGCGAGATTCCGTACAAAGAAGTGCTCATGCACGGCTTCGCAAACGACAAGGACGGCCGCAAGATGTCGAAATCCGTCGGCAACGTCGTCGAACCCCACGAGGCCATCGACCGCCACGGCTCTGACGCCATGCGCCTGTTCCTCCTCTCGGTGAACCCGCAGGGCGAGGACATGCGCTTTTCGTGGGATGAGATGGCGACCATGCAGCGCCACCTCAACATCCTCTGGAACGTCTTCCGCTTCCCGCTGCCGTACATGCGGATGGACGGGTTCGACCCCGAAGCCCAGACCGTCTCCGAACTCACCCTCGAACAGGAAGACCGCTGGCTGCTGTCGCGCCTGCAGACGGTCAAGCAGGCTATGTCCGAGTCGATGGAGGACTTCCGCTACGACCGCGCGGTCGGGACGCTCATCGATTTCGTCGTCGAAGACGTCTCCCGGTTCTACATCCAGGTCGTCCGCGAGCGCATGTGGGAAGAAGCCGAATCAGACTCGAAGACGGCGGCGTACACGACGTTCTACCACGTCCTCTCAGAAGTCGTCTCGCTGCTCTCGCCGTTCGCGCCGTTCATCACCGAAGAAATCTACCAGAATCTCACTGGCGACGAAGGCTACGACACCGTCCACATGTGCGACTGGCCGGAGTACGACCCAGCCCTCCACAACGAGACGTTGGAGTGGGAGATGAAGGTCGTCCGCGCCGTCGAGGAAGCCGGGTCGAACGCCCGCCAGCAAGCAGAGCGCAAACTCCGCTGGCCAGTCACGCGCATCGTCGTCGACGCCGGTGACGATTCGGTAGCGGAGGCCGTTCGCTCGCAGGCGACGCTCGTCGCAGACCGCCTCAACGCCCGCACCATCGAGGTCATCGACCCCGAAGAGTCGTGGGGCGAACTCCACTACAGCGCCGAAGCCGACATGAGCCTCCTCGGACCCGCCTTCGGCGGCGACGCCGGGAAGGTCATGAACGCGCTCAACGAGGCGCGCATCGAGGTGTCGTCGCTGTCGGTGCTCGAAGACGCCGTGAGCGAGCAACTCGGCGAGGACATCGAACTCGAAGACGACATGGTCACCTTCGTCACGAAGACGCCAGAAGGCACGAGCGCCGCGCCCTTCTCGCTCGAAGGCGGCGCACAGGGTACGGTGTACGTGGACACCACGCTCACCGAGGACATCGAGAGTGAGGGCTACGCCCGTGAGGTCATCCGCCGCGTCCAAGAGATGCGCAAAGACCTCGACTTAGACTTAGATGCCGCCATCCGCCTCGACTACGACATCGCAGACGAGCGCGTCGCAGACCTCGTCTCGGCGCACAAAGACCTCATCGCAAACGAGGTTCGCGCCACCGACGTGGGCGCAGTCGAAGACGGCCACCGCAAAGAATGGGACGTCGAAGGCGTCACGATGACGCTCGCAATCGAAAAGGCAGACGCCTAA
- a CDS encoding SDR family NAD(P)-dependent oxidoreductase: MRGLTGKTAFVTGSGGGIGRAIATRLAEEGVTVAVNDIDEERATETVEQITDAGGEAFAAVADVTDLDDVRAAMQATVEQTGSLDVLVNNAGWDRIEWFMTQDPAVWDRIIDINLKGQIYCSRAAAELMTDRDDGGRIINIASDAGRVGSSGEAVYAGAKGGVIAFTKTLARELARNQITCNVVAPGPADTPLTRTMREESDLAEKILGSMAKQIPLGRMTEPEDVAAAVAFFAADDASFVTGQVLSVSGGLTMAG; this comes from the coding sequence ATGCGCGGACTCACTGGAAAAACGGCGTTTGTGACGGGGAGCGGCGGTGGTATCGGACGGGCGATTGCAACGCGACTGGCCGAGGAAGGGGTGACGGTGGCGGTCAACGACATTGACGAAGAGCGGGCCACAGAAACGGTCGAACAAATCACCGACGCGGGCGGAGAGGCGTTCGCCGCCGTCGCGGACGTGACCGACCTCGACGACGTGCGCGCGGCCATGCAAGCGACTGTCGAGCAGACGGGCAGTCTCGACGTACTCGTGAACAACGCTGGCTGGGACCGCATCGAGTGGTTCATGACTCAAGACCCGGCCGTCTGGGACCGCATCATCGACATCAACCTGAAGGGGCAAATCTACTGCTCGCGGGCGGCGGCCGAACTCATGACCGACCGCGACGACGGCGGGCGAATCATCAACATCGCCTCCGACGCGGGGCGGGTCGGAAGCTCCGGTGAGGCCGTCTACGCCGGGGCGAAAGGCGGCGTGATTGCGTTCACGAAAACGCTCGCCCGCGAACTTGCGCGCAACCAGATCACGTGCAACGTCGTCGCGCCCGGCCCCGCAGACACGCCGCTCACGCGCACCATGCGCGAGGAGTCCGACCTCGCAGAGAAGATTCTCGGAAGCATGGCAAAGCAGATTCCGCTCGGCCGGATGACCGAGCCGGAAGACGTGGCGGCGGCGGTCGCCTTCTTCGCCGCAGACGACGCGAGTTTCGTCACCGGACAGGTGCTCTCGGTATCGGGCGGCCTGACGATGGCTGGATAA
- a CDS encoding DUF7860 family protein, producing MGRYGKIDYSTVTKFGFLASLGLFALGAGGELIGHALYASLPAWEETLFFDLEVIGVLGALLVPLFFGIILPLTE from the coding sequence ATGGGACGCTACGGGAAGATTGACTATTCCACTGTGACGAAATTCGGATTTTTGGCAAGCCTCGGCCTCTTTGCGCTCGGTGCGGGCGGCGAACTCATCGGCCACGCGCTGTACGCCTCGCTGCCCGCGTGGGAAGAAACGCTGTTTTTCGACCTCGAAGTGATTGGCGTGCTCGGCGCACTCCTCGTGCCACTGTTTTTCGGCATCATCCTGCCGCTGACCGAGTGA
- a CDS encoding Gfo/Idh/MocA family protein, whose amino-acid sequence MANKLKLGLVGADAAGRGWGPAAHIPALREIERIELAALCTSRPESAAAAADAFGIDRAYHNINELVSQPDIDIIAAVVNIPSHYEIVMPALNAGKHVYCEWPLGASLTETEEMAALAHAKGVVTAIGLQGRHDPSLTHIKELCDEGWLGDIHSVQLTFLGTSIPDRSSRMEYEREIHRGAHLLTIIGGHTLDYITYCFGSLAEVSARVATRVKKLRMADTGEMVDAEAADNVLINGVLTNGALLSYQLSAVPFHGDGWRMAVYGSKGTIIATAQGLPQITPIKLVGAQGDEPLVELPVPERLRVVPASVPFGPPQNVGQAYVRMAEAIQEGKPFAPSFEDALEAHKLLDAIQQSSDEGRVIRVV is encoded by the coding sequence ATGGCAAACAAACTAAAGTTAGGATTGGTGGGAGCAGATGCCGCTGGCAGAGGCTGGGGACCAGCTGCGCATATCCCAGCATTGCGTGAAATAGAACGGATCGAGTTGGCGGCACTCTGCACAAGTCGTCCCGAATCGGCTGCCGCTGCCGCAGACGCATTTGGTATAGATCGTGCATATCATAATATCAATGAACTGGTATCGCAACCAGACATCGACATCATTGCGGCTGTTGTAAACATCCCAAGCCATTACGAAATTGTGATGCCAGCACTAAACGCTGGAAAGCACGTTTACTGTGAGTGGCCGCTCGGTGCAAGTCTCACAGAAACAGAGGAGATGGCGGCACTCGCACACGCTAAAGGTGTTGTCACAGCAATTGGGCTTCAAGGGCGTCACGATCCTTCCCTTACTCACATCAAGGAGTTATGTGACGAAGGTTGGTTAGGCGACATCCATTCCGTTCAGCTGACATTCCTTGGAACGAGTATCCCTGACCGCTCCTCTCGGATGGAATACGAGCGTGAGATCCATCGAGGAGCCCATTTACTGACAATCATTGGTGGACACACGCTTGATTACATTACGTATTGTTTCGGGTCACTAGCTGAGGTTTCAGCCAGAGTAGCAACACGAGTGAAGAAGTTGCGGATGGCTGATACTGGTGAGATGGTCGATGCAGAAGCAGCCGATAACGTTCTTATTAACGGCGTACTCACCAATGGCGCACTCCTCTCGTACCAGTTATCAGCTGTTCCATTCCATGGAGACGGGTGGCGGATGGCTGTGTATGGGAGTAAGGGAACAATCATCGCAACGGCCCAGGGGCTACCCCAGATCACGCCGATCAAACTTGTTGGTGCGCAAGGCGACGAACCGCTTGTTGAACTGCCAGTTCCTGAACGACTGCGAGTAGTGCCAGCATCGGTACCGTTTGGTCCACCACAGAACGTGGGACAGGCGTATGTACGCATGGCTGAGGCGATTCAAGAAGGGAAACCGTTTGCTCCCAGCTTTGAGGATGCGTTGGAGGCACACAAACTTCTTGACGCAATCCAGCAATCTTCGGACGAGGGTCGCGTTATCAGGGTAGTCTAG